From Bradyrhizobium sp. AZCC 1610:
GTTTGACCCGCCCGCGGGATTCGGAACAATGAGTCGGACAGTCCGCGTCGGAAATATCTCGGCTCGGGCGGCGCTTACCTGAAGTAAGAAGGAAGCGGCAAGCAAATACAGAACTAGTCGTCTCACGGCTACTCCTCCCGTGGCTGGTCGATCTACTCCGCGAGTTGAACCCACCGGGCTTTTTCCGTAGACGAGCTTGCCGCAATTTTCCTTCATGCCGGCACCCTTGCCCTCTTTAGCCGCCAGACTGCGACCGTCCCTCCGGCACAAAAACGACAAGGGCGGATCGTCAGGGCAAACGACGCCACGGAGTTGACCGAGCGCAAGTGGTCATTTAGAGCGGGACAACGAGCAGGATATCGACATTTCGAGAATCCAGGACGACGACACGCTCCTTGAACTTGAAGGAACCGCCCTCCTCTTGAATCACATCGAGATACTTTCCGGTGGCATACAGATCCATCCGGCCGGTCTCCATGATGCGAATGACCTGAAAGTTGGAACGCGAAGTCACGCAACCGGTCGCCTTGTCATACGACATGGTGGGATAGCCGATGATGTGGTTGTAGGTATGCGGTTCGAAAATATTGGCGGTATGGAAAGCCCTGACCCGATCAATCATCATTCCACGACCGACACACCGCATGATACCGATAGGCAGGCCAGCCTCGTGATTTTCCTTGGTCGTGATGAGATACAAGCCATTCGGCACGAAGAACTGCGGCCAAAGATCGATCTCCCCATCGTCCATTGCATGGCCATAGGCGGCAATCAGGTCCGCTGCTTCGCGGTATCGATCGCCACTGGATTGCGCGACCGGCTCTTCGATTACGCTGGGCATGGCTTGCTCCTCAGAATCCCATGATGCCGCGGTAACCCTGCCAGAAACCGCGGACGGCAGTCTCCGTCGCACGAGAGTTCTTCTCGGATTCGGCGACCCGCCCCCCCATTTCCATGAAAGATGAGCATTCCGGATCGTTGCGGGTGCCGCGCTGGACGAATTCGTTGATACAACCATCCTCCAGCGAGACCAGACCTGCCGCACCCGTCAGATTGCTCTGCATGATACGCATTTGCGATTGTTCCTCGGTGTCGCGATCATAGCCGAGGTAAACCCAGAACAGCTCGGTCTTGTCGACTCCCTTCGGCGCAAAAAAACGGATGGCGAGCGAATTCAGTGTGAACTGAATGCACATGTTGGGAAAAACGGTCTGGATGCTGTGGGTGATGCCGTCGTCGAATTCCTCCCAGGCCTCCAGTAACCCCGGCCCCTCGAGAGCGGATTCGTAGTTGGCCGAATGGACCTTGGCCTCGGAATACTCGGCGGCTTCTTGCAGCTTGGCGCGGCACGCGAAGCTCAAATGGTGCCACTTCTCATCGGACAGGATGATCCCGCCGTCCATATCCAGGCGATTTACCTTGAAGGTCGTATAGAAGGTGTGGAGCAGGGTTGCGTGATATGAGTCGCGCAGATTTTCGGCATATAGCTTCCAGTTATTGTGAATAGTCTGGCTGTGCGTGCCGAGGACACGAAGCGGGCGATCAAGATTTCTCTTGATGAACTGCGCCATGTCGGGACCCAGATAGGTTTCGACGTCCTCGACCTCGTTGGAAAATGTTCCGAAGATAATTCCGCAGAAATTTTCGATGCGGATCGGTTGAAGGCGATGCTTGGCGACGTCGAAATCGCTTGGCATCCCACCCTGTCCGCGTATCCCGTTACGAAACGCGACGCCCTTTAATTGTCCGTCGAGGCCGTAATTCCAGGCATGATAGACGCAGGTAAGGCTCGCGACATTGTCCTGCTTCTTGAGGCACACCAGCGCGCCCTTGTGAGCGCAGCGGTTGACCATCGCATGGACCTCGCCCTCATGGTCCCTGGTCACGATGATTGGCGTTTCGCCGATCACCGTTGTGCGATAGTCGCCCGCCTTCGGGATTTCGACGTCGAGACAAAGATAATTCCAGGAACGCCCCCTGAAAACCCGCTCCTGCTCCAGCTTGTAGATTTCCGGATCGGTAAAGAGACGATAGGGCGCACGCGCGACGCCTTCGGCGGGCCATTTGAAATCCAGTGCCCCGGCAGAGGCAGAACTCGGAAGCGGTGTCGTAAGCATCTCGTCATTCTCCCTTGTCTCGCCGAATTTAGAGGCGTTCAAAAGAGACTACCGAACCGAGCGACGTAATTGCCAATAATCATTTGAGCGAAATAAATAAGTAAACCGTATCAGGGGCGGTTCACGGTCGCTGGACGCGCCGATCCCCTCAACTGATCAACAAAAGCGATGACCGCTGGCGCCCGCTCCAACTTGCGATAGACCATCGCCAGATCGGAGTGCTGATTGATCTTTGCCAACGGCCGATACACCACATCGGCAATTTGCAGATGACGAAGCGAGTCCGGCACGAACGCCACGCCGAGACCGCCAGCAACCAGACCTGCCAGAGCCGTGAATTGTCCCGCGCGTTGAGTTATTTGCGGCGACAATCCGCCCTTGGCGCATATCTGGGCAACTTGCGCGTTGAAACCACTTCCCTCCTGGATCTGGACGGCAACGAACGGCTCGGACTTCAATGCTTCTAGCGTCACGCTCTT
This genomic window contains:
- a CDS encoding aromatic-ring-hydroxylating dioxygenase subunit beta, giving the protein MPSVIEEPVAQSSGDRYREAADLIAAYGHAMDDGEIDLWPQFFVPNGLYLITTKENHEAGLPIGIMRCVGRGMMIDRVRAFHTANIFEPHTYNHIIGYPTMSYDKATGCVTSRSNFQVIRIMETGRMDLYATGKYLDVIQEEGGSFKFKERVVVLDSRNVDILLVVPL
- a CDS encoding aromatic ring-hydroxylating oxygenase subunit alpha, with amino-acid sequence MLTTPLPSSASAGALDFKWPAEGVARAPYRLFTDPEIYKLEQERVFRGRSWNYLCLDVEIPKAGDYRTTVIGETPIIVTRDHEGEVHAMVNRCAHKGALVCLKKQDNVASLTCVYHAWNYGLDGQLKGVAFRNGIRGQGGMPSDFDVAKHRLQPIRIENFCGIIFGTFSNEVEDVETYLGPDMAQFIKRNLDRPLRVLGTHSQTIHNNWKLYAENLRDSYHATLLHTFYTTFKVNRLDMDGGIILSDEKWHHLSFACRAKLQEAAEYSEAKVHSANYESALEGPGLLEAWEEFDDGITHSIQTVFPNMCIQFTLNSLAIRFFAPKGVDKTELFWVYLGYDRDTEEQSQMRIMQSNLTGAAGLVSLEDGCINEFVQRGTRNDPECSSFMEMGGRVAESEKNSRATETAVRGFWQGYRGIMGF